One Deinococcus seoulensis DNA window includes the following coding sequences:
- the rpmE gene encoding 50S ribosomal protein L31 produces the protein MQKDIHPKAVPCKIIYQGKVIMETLSTKPEIHVDVWSGVHPFWTGEERFLDTEGRVDKFNKRFGDSYRTKKK, from the coding sequence ATGCAGAAAGATATTCACCCGAAAGCCGTTCCTTGCAAGATCATCTACCAGGGCAAAGTCATCATGGAGACCCTGAGCACCAAACCCGAGATCCACGTGGATGTCTGGAGCGGCGTGCACCCCTTCTGGACCGGCGAGGAGCGCTTCCTCGACACCGAAGGCCGCGTTGACAAGTTCAACAAGCGCTTCGGCGACAGCTACCGCACCAAGAAGAAGTAA
- a CDS encoding response regulator, translating to MGGMAYTILVADDEPAIRTMLEVILSADGHDIVAVSDGKTALDYLREHTPDAMLLDVKMPHMDGFEICSRVKRIKRLRDTPVLLLTGFDDDQTRDHAKLVGADDIVYKPLSGKNLRGRVNQLIEARRR from the coding sequence ATGGGCGGCATGGCGTATACCATTCTCGTCGCAGACGACGAACCGGCCATCCGGACCATGCTGGAGGTCATTCTGTCGGCGGACGGGCACGACATCGTGGCTGTTTCTGACGGCAAGACGGCGCTGGATTACCTGCGTGAACACACTCCGGACGCGATGCTGCTGGACGTGAAAATGCCGCACATGGACGGGTTCGAGATCTGCTCGCGCGTCAAGCGTATCAAGCGGCTGCGGGACACGCCGGTGCTGCTGCTCACGGGTTTCGACGACGATCAGACGCGTGACCACGCCAAACTGGTCGGCGCGGACGACATCGTGTACAAGCCGCTGTCGGGCAAGAACCTGCGTGGCCGCGTGAACCAGTTGATCGAGGCCCGCCGCCGTTGA
- a CDS encoding transglycosylase domain-containing protein: protein MIFFRRFLTFLTSFVLAALVAGVGVAATYGLKWTRELPDYRELDNLTRSLGAETKVFARDNTPLGTLIPRVGDQAISRTIVNLNEISPFMVAALVSNEDRRFFEHYGLDPYGLGRQFQRAARGDSVQGGSTLTNQLIKNTLLLDEYQQARTPDRKFKEWMLSVQVERSFTKEEILQNYLNAIYWGDGGPVELYGIYAASQAYFRTTPKNLTLAQSAYLTVLVPSAGRYFDYKAARPLMRVLLTRMVEDQWITQAQMDAAWKENLQPRGWKVTYNAAGDITSARLVDRTQKELKAVTTVRAPHFMRQVENELVRRFGREKVYGSGGLRVYTTLDPKVQNAAETASREATGLPPGATLAATILNPYTGEVLGMIGQKLQGSAPPADWNNAAQGQRQIGSTIKPLLYTTALSTGLDQTHREEDRPITFPCTGCKDGVYAPQNFEGATTYRDMTIREALDRSLNLVTVRLADRIGLQTFFGKIRELGVAPNDGTGLAAALGAVETTPIKMAAAYAPFVNGGLYRAPRYLNKVTTARGEILYDASSEPVRPARVWTPQIAWLGLDMIRGVVNDMNESQGGLATRARFGEWPVAGKTGTSNGPKDFWFVGTTPLYTGSVWVGRQQGGEMPINYYSGYVSAPIWRRMMELAHAGQPVRQFSEPPGIQYVDAPDPQFLPGVKVAMLDPQYRDAANTDLQTDAPAPVQYRETGLATGSDPRTVMVSLDRVTNRLATEFTPPENIVQRRIEIEALPAYAPDPSPAPLKDEQPDPAALKAARAQGGAPASIPVTPDAAPTPASGAAQPATP from the coding sequence ATGATCTTCTTCCGCCGTTTCCTTACCTTCCTCACGTCGTTCGTGCTGGCCGCGCTGGTTGCCGGTGTGGGCGTGGCGGCCACGTACGGCCTGAAATGGACCCGTGAACTGCCGGACTACCGCGAACTGGACAACCTGACCCGCTCGCTGGGCGCCGAGACGAAGGTGTTCGCGCGGGACAACACGCCGCTGGGCACCCTGATTCCCCGCGTGGGCGATCAGGCGATCAGCCGCACCATCGTGAACCTGAACGAGATCAGTCCGTTCATGGTGGCGGCGCTCGTCAGTAACGAGGACCGCCGGTTCTTCGAGCATTACGGCCTGGACCCCTACGGCCTGGGACGGCAGTTCCAGCGGGCTGCGCGCGGCGACTCCGTGCAGGGGGGCAGCACCCTGACCAACCAGCTGATCAAGAACACCCTGCTGCTCGACGAGTACCAGCAGGCCCGCACGCCGGACCGCAAGTTCAAGGAATGGATGCTGAGCGTGCAGGTCGAGCGGTCCTTCACCAAGGAGGAGATCCTCCAGAACTACCTGAACGCCATCTACTGGGGGGACGGCGGGCCGGTCGAACTGTACGGCATCTACGCGGCGTCCCAGGCGTACTTCCGGACCACGCCGAAGAACCTGACGCTGGCGCAGAGCGCGTACCTGACCGTGCTGGTGCCCAGCGCCGGACGGTACTTCGACTACAAGGCGGCCCGCCCGCTGATGCGTGTCCTGCTGACCCGCATGGTCGAGGACCAGTGGATCACGCAGGCGCAGATGGACGCCGCCTGGAAGGAAAACCTGCAACCGCGCGGCTGGAAGGTCACGTACAACGCCGCCGGGGACATCACCAGCGCCAGGCTGGTGGACCGCACGCAGAAGGAACTGAAGGCCGTGACGACCGTGCGCGCCCCGCACTTCATGCGGCAGGTGGAGAACGAACTGGTGCGCCGTTTCGGCCGCGAGAAGGTGTACGGCTCGGGCGGTCTGCGCGTGTACACCACGCTGGACCCCAAGGTGCAGAACGCCGCAGAGACCGCCAGCCGCGAGGCGACCGGCCTGCCGCCCGGCGCGACCCTGGCCGCCACGATCCTCAACCCGTACACCGGCGAGGTGCTGGGCATGATCGGGCAGAAGTTGCAGGGCAGCGCCCCGCCCGCCGACTGGAACAACGCCGCGCAGGGCCAGCGGCAGATCGGTTCGACCATCAAACCGCTGCTGTACACCACGGCCCTGTCGACCGGGCTGGACCAGACGCACCGCGAGGAGGACCGGCCCATCACCTTCCCCTGCACCGGCTGCAAGGACGGCGTGTACGCCCCGCAGAACTTCGAGGGCGCCACCACGTACCGCGACATGACCATCCGCGAGGCGCTGGACCGCTCGCTGAACCTCGTGACGGTGCGACTGGCCGACCGGATCGGGCTACAGACCTTCTTCGGGAAGATCCGCGAACTGGGCGTCGCCCCGAACGACGGGACCGGACTGGCCGCCGCGCTGGGCGCCGTGGAAACCACACCGATCAAGATGGCGGCCGCGTACGCGCCCTTCGTGAACGGCGGCCTGTACCGCGCGCCCCGCTACCTGAACAAGGTCACGACCGCGCGCGGCGAGATCCTGTACGACGCCAGCAGCGAACCCGTGCGGCCCGCGCGCGTCTGGACGCCTCAGATCGCGTGGCTGGGCCTGGACATGATCCGGGGCGTCGTGAACGACATGAACGAAAGCCAGGGCGGCCTGGCCACCCGCGCCCGCTTCGGCGAGTGGCCGGTCGCCGGGAAGACCGGCACGAGTAACGGCCCCAAGGACTTCTGGTTCGTGGGCACCACCCCGCTGTACACCGGGTCCGTGTGGGTCGGCCGGCAGCAGGGCGGCGAGATGCCCATCAACTACTACTCGGGGTACGTGAGCGCCCCGATCTGGCGGCGCATGATGGAACTCGCGCACGCCGGGCAGCCCGTGCGGCAGTTCAGTGAACCGCCGGGCATTCAGTACGTGGACGCCCCGGACCCGCAGTTCCTGCCGGGCGTGAAGGTCGCCATGCTGGACCCCCAGTACCGGGACGCGGCGAACACAGACCTGCAGACCGACGCCCCCGCCCCGGTGCAGTACCGCGAGACGGGACTGGCGACCGGCAGCGACCCGCGCACCGTGATGGTCAGCCTGGACCGCGTCACCAACCGACTGGCGACCGAGTTCACGCCGCCCGAGAACATCGTGCAGCGCCGCATCGAGATCGAGGCGTTGCCCGCCTACGCGCCGGACCCCTCCCCCGCCCCGCTGAAGGACGAGCAGCCCGACCCGGCCGCACTGAAGGCCGCCAGGGCGCAGGGTGGCGCCCCAGCCAGCATTCCGGTCACCCCGGACGCCGCGCCCACCCCTGCCTCCGGGGCTGCGCAGCCCGCCACCCCCTGA
- a CDS encoding GGDEF domain-containing protein translates to MLKLFRRSAPEILPEPASWNAGQRRMFMALVWLSCLACAAALAAQAPRFDPLDVWALPLLSLVMLTLQLLLGAGRISLQVAVMGAFAGAATYVLLALNHQFQVMPRTSWTLMENTYWFAVLYAAAFLVFPPRQALRLAAALLVLSACICAYHLTFTVSPLTRTHLTGASVQFLLMGAVMTVMQTTLGTQRMQLLAARAAAYTDTLTGLANRRAAEERLSDLTRQGETYTLVLFDLDHFKRVNDMHGHATGDLVLRGVAQVALGHLPQGGVAARWGGEEFLLILPEQRDRQVRSLLDAMRLELRHQRHGNVSGVTACFGVATAHAGEDPERVLARADAAMYTVKQQGRNDVHLADLRRTQMG, encoded by the coding sequence TTGCTGAAACTGTTCCGCCGCTCTGCTCCTGAAATCCTGCCTGAACCGGCGTCCTGGAATGCCGGGCAGCGCCGCATGTTCATGGCGCTGGTGTGGCTCTCGTGCCTGGCGTGCGCCGCCGCGCTGGCCGCGCAGGCGCCCCGCTTCGATCCGCTGGACGTGTGGGCGCTGCCGCTGCTGTCGCTGGTCATGCTGACCCTGCAACTGCTGCTGGGCGCGGGGCGCATCTCGTTGCAGGTGGCGGTGATGGGCGCGTTTGCCGGGGCGGCCACGTACGTGCTGCTGGCCCTGAACCATCAGTTTCAGGTGATGCCGCGCACGTCCTGGACGCTGATGGAGAACACGTACTGGTTCGCGGTGCTGTACGCGGCGGCGTTCCTGGTGTTCCCGCCCCGGCAGGCGCTGCGGCTGGCGGCGGCGCTGCTGGTGCTGTCCGCGTGCATCTGCGCGTACCACCTGACCTTCACGGTCTCTCCCCTGACCCGCACGCACCTGACCGGCGCGTCGGTGCAGTTCCTGCTGATGGGCGCGGTCATGACGGTCATGCAGACCACGCTGGGCACGCAGCGCATGCAACTGCTGGCCGCGCGGGCCGCCGCGTACACCGACACCCTGACCGGACTGGCCAACCGCCGCGCCGCCGAGGAACGCCTGAGCGACCTGACCCGCCAGGGTGAGACGTACACGCTGGTGCTGTTCGACCTGGATCACTTCAAGCGTGTGAACGACATGCACGGGCACGCCACGGGCGACCTGGTGCTGCGCGGCGTGGCGCAGGTGGCGCTGGGGCACCTGCCGCAGGGGGGGGTGGCGGCCCGCTGGGGTGGCGAGGAGTTCCTGCTGATCCTGCCCGAACAGCGTGACCGGCAGGTGCGTTCGCTGCTGGACGCCATGCGCCTGGAACTGCGGCACCAGCGGCACGGGAACGTGAGTGGCGTGACCGCCTGTTTCGGCGTGGCGACCGCGCACGCGGGCGAGGACCCGGAGCGGGTACTGGCGCGCGCCGACGCCGCCATGTACACCGTCAAGCAGCAGGGCCGGAACGACGTGCACCTGGCGGACCTGCGCCGCACGCAGATGGGCTGA
- a CDS encoding thymidine kinase, protein MLKSPYHGGHLEVIVGPMFSGKSEELIRRVTRSVIARQNVQVFKPALDDRYHDSAVASHAGRSVSAVAVRGAAEIRAHLSGEGTLLSAGAADLPDVVGIDEVQFLDPALVPLVLELADAGVRVILAGLDLDFRAEPFGFMPELLARAETVEKLTAICTVCGAPATRSQRLIGGQPARFDDPVVLVGAQESYEARCRVHHVVRPPSGAA, encoded by the coding sequence GTGTTGAAGTCCCCTTACCACGGCGGTCACCTGGAGGTCATTGTCGGACCGATGTTCAGCGGCAAGAGCGAGGAACTGATCCGCCGCGTGACCCGCTCGGTGATCGCGCGGCAGAACGTGCAGGTGTTCAAACCCGCCCTGGACGACCGGTACCACGATTCCGCCGTGGCGAGTCACGCGGGCCGCAGTGTCAGCGCGGTCGCGGTGCGCGGCGCGGCCGAGATCCGCGCGCACCTGAGCGGCGAGGGCACCCTGCTCAGCGCGGGCGCGGCGGACCTGCCGGACGTGGTCGGGATCGACGAGGTGCAGTTTCTGGACCCGGCGCTGGTGCCGCTGGTGCTGGAACTTGCCGATGCGGGCGTGCGCGTGATCCTGGCCGGACTGGACCTGGATTTCCGCGCCGAGCCGTTCGGGTTCATGCCGGAACTGCTGGCCCGCGCGGAGACCGTGGAGAAACTCACGGCGATCTGCACGGTGTGCGGCGCGCCCGCCACGCGCTCGCAACGCCTGATCGGCGGGCAACCGGCCCGCTTTGACGATCCGGTGGTGCTGGTGGGCGCGCAGGAAAGTTACGAGGCGCGTTGCCGGGTGCATCACGTGGTCCGGCCGCCGTCCGGGGCCGCCTGA
- a CDS encoding ADP-ribosylglycohydrolase family protein yields the protein MTDPAAHDASGRAFETLLSLCAADALGAATEFKSEASIRAQYGERIVTYQPGSVFGFAPGEATDDSQMVAATLLGYRAAGPDAPEDARHLAVLSALRDWLGAAPPDVGGLTRRALQITARQPERLDGGALAWQESGLNGAGNGGLMRIAAPFLAGFRGEALARESAVVTALTHADPRCVHASVFLTAFMEALAASRLAASRYEAAADAALRVMERFDARLALVEAGVLGVDSQSAHAAFRERDRAARGEVRSRVRAGLAGHLTSQSGFVLDTLEAAVAHARSADWLACVEPAALLGDDSDTVACVVGALIGARGLRVPPDLRPALRLGHSWPGWERDWPCVDHLGALLP from the coding sequence ATGACCGACCCTGCTGCCCATGACGCCTCCGGGCGCGCGTTCGAGACGCTGCTGTCCCTGTGCGCCGCCGACGCGCTGGGCGCCGCGACGGAATTCAAGTCCGAGGCGTCCATCCGCGCGCAGTACGGCGAGCGGATCGTCACGTACCAGCCGGGCAGCGTGTTCGGGTTCGCGCCGGGCGAGGCGACCGACGACAGTCAGATGGTGGCCGCGACCCTGCTGGGCTACCGCGCGGCCGGGCCGGATGCACCGGAGGACGCGCGTCACCTGGCGGTACTCTCGGCGCTGCGGGACTGGCTGGGGGCGGCGCCGCCGGACGTGGGCGGCCTGACCCGCCGGGCGCTACAGATCACGGCGCGGCAGCCGGAGCGGCTGGACGGGGGCGCGCTGGCGTGGCAGGAGAGCGGCCTGAACGGCGCCGGGAACGGCGGCCTGATGAGAATCGCGGCGCCGTTCCTGGCGGGGTTCCGGGGTGAGGCGCTGGCGCGCGAGTCGGCGGTGGTGACGGCGCTCACGCACGCCGATCCGCGCTGCGTGCACGCCTCAGTGTTCCTGACGGCGTTCATGGAGGCGCTGGCAGCCAGTCGTCTGGCAGCCAGTCGTTACGAGGCGGCGGCGGACGCGGCGCTGCGCGTCATGGAGCGGTTCGATGCGCGTCTGGCCCTGGTGGAGGCCGGGGTGCTGGGCGTGGACTCGCAGTCGGCGCACGCGGCGTTCCGTGAGCGGGACCGGGCGGCGCGCGGCGAGGTGCGCTCGCGGGTGCGGGCGGGACTGGCGGGGCACCTGACCTCGCAGAGCGGGTTCGTGCTGGACACCCTGGAGGCGGCCGTGGCGCACGCGCGCAGCGCGGACTGGCTGGCCTGCGTGGAACCGGCGGCGCTGCTGGGCGACGACAGCGACACGGTCGCGTGCGTGGTGGGCGCCCTGATCGGCGCGCGCGGCCTGCGCGTCCCGCCGGACCTGCGCCCCGCGCTGCGCCTGGGGCACTCCTGGCCCGGCTGGGAACGGGACTGGCCGTGCGTGGATCACCTGGGCGCCCTGCTGCCCTGA